A genomic segment from Actinoplanes sichuanensis encodes:
- a CDS encoding MFS transporter translates to MVTADRRPPAGAELVPTWRGSGRQVRRLWAAYAISQAGSGIGTGALPLVAILLLDASDWQISLLAAVAGIAGAAAVVPLGPWVEFHRKRPVMIGADLLRGVTLLSVPVAAWAGGLTFGQLCLVAGAQTIGTILSSAASTAYLKSLVPADRQVLVNARWESTMWTASTLGPPAGGMLVSWLGALAALLVNAASFLLSALTLGRIRHREPAPAAPANGRHSLAEMTAGWRHIAAHPLLVRLFGHALIFGGCIVASTPLIAVLMLRDLGFSPAQYGLALGVPCAAGILGSVLAPRIIGRAGLMPTLLVAGAARCLWMAVIPFAPATTAGLGLIIAADTLLLWCAGVFNPAFSTYRMRAVADGYLARVTAAWAVSSKVAQPIVIAAAGVAAAAVGARTALLGLAGALLASTIVLPWRSWTTPGPAAGSGPGSATGARP, encoded by the coding sequence ATGGTGACCGCTGACCGCCGCCCGCCTGCTGGCGCCGAACTGGTGCCGACGTGGCGTGGCAGTGGCCGTCAGGTGCGGCGGCTATGGGCGGCGTACGCGATCTCGCAGGCCGGAAGCGGTATCGGCACCGGCGCGCTGCCGCTGGTGGCGATCCTGCTGCTGGATGCCTCGGACTGGCAGATCTCGCTGCTGGCCGCGGTAGCGGGGATCGCCGGCGCCGCCGCCGTAGTTCCGCTCGGGCCGTGGGTCGAGTTCCACCGCAAACGCCCCGTCATGATCGGCGCCGACCTGCTGCGCGGTGTCACCCTGCTCAGCGTCCCGGTCGCCGCCTGGGCCGGCGGGCTGACCTTCGGCCAGCTGTGTCTGGTGGCCGGCGCGCAGACGATCGGCACGATCCTGTCCTCGGCGGCCAGCACCGCCTACCTGAAGTCGTTGGTGCCCGCCGACCGGCAGGTGCTGGTCAACGCGCGGTGGGAGAGCACCATGTGGACGGCCAGCACCCTCGGCCCACCGGCAGGCGGGATGCTGGTCTCCTGGCTCGGCGCCCTCGCCGCGCTCCTGGTCAACGCGGCCAGCTTCCTGCTGTCGGCGCTCACGCTGGGACGCATCCGGCACCGTGAACCAGCACCCGCCGCCCCGGCGAACGGCCGGCACTCGCTGGCGGAGATGACCGCGGGCTGGCGGCACATCGCCGCGCACCCGCTCCTCGTCCGATTGTTCGGGCATGCCCTCATTTTCGGCGGTTGTATCGTCGCATCCACGCCGCTGATCGCCGTGCTCATGCTGCGCGACCTCGGGTTCAGCCCGGCACAGTACGGCCTCGCCCTCGGAGTGCCGTGCGCGGCCGGGATCCTCGGTTCGGTGCTCGCACCGCGGATCATCGGCCGGGCCGGGTTGATGCCGACGCTGCTGGTCGCCGGGGCCGCCCGCTGCCTGTGGATGGCCGTGATCCCGTTCGCGCCGGCCACGACCGCCGGCCTGGGTTTGATCATCGCTGCGGACACGCTGCTGCTGTGGTGTGCCGGGGTCTTCAACCCGGCGTTCTCGACCTATCGGATGCGGGCGGTCGCCGACGGCTACCTGGCCCGGGTGACCGCGGCGTGGGCGGTCAGCAGCAAGGTCGCCCAGCCCATCGTGATCGCGGCCGCCGGCGTGGCCGCCGCAGCGGTCGGCGCCCGAACGGCGCTGCTCGGTCTGGCCGGTGCGCTGCTGGCCAGCACGATCGTGCTGCCCTGGCGCAGCTGGACCACCCCAGGCCCGGCCGCAGGTAGCGGGCCAGGATCAGCCACGGGGGCACGTCCGTGA
- a CDS encoding mycothiol-dependent nitroreductase Rv2466c family protein, with protein MTDDTPLEHEEVPFWFDPLCPWAWITSRWLLEVEQVRPVRADWRIMSLAYLNLEQREGKGLSEDYRALMERAWGPVRVCAAAVEQAGPQVLGGLYTAIGVRLHNQRRRDDPAVLPEALADVGLSESLAAAAASTQFDQQIKRSHHQAFDEVGLDVGTPVLRIRGTALFGPVITPAPRGEAAGRLWDGLTLVAGTDGFFELKRTRTRKASFE; from the coding sequence GTGACGGACGACACCCCGCTGGAGCATGAAGAGGTTCCGTTCTGGTTCGACCCGCTGTGTCCCTGGGCCTGGATCACCTCGCGGTGGCTGCTGGAGGTCGAGCAGGTCCGGCCCGTACGCGCGGACTGGCGCATCATGTCGCTGGCTTACCTTAACCTCGAGCAGCGCGAGGGCAAGGGTCTCAGCGAGGACTACCGGGCGCTGATGGAGCGGGCCTGGGGGCCGGTGCGGGTGTGCGCGGCCGCCGTCGAACAGGCCGGTCCTCAGGTGCTCGGTGGCTTGTACACCGCCATCGGTGTTCGGCTGCACAACCAACGACGCCGCGACGATCCCGCGGTCCTGCCCGAGGCCCTCGCCGACGTCGGTCTTTCCGAGTCGCTGGCCGCCGCAGCGGCCAGCACCCAGTTCGATCAGCAGATCAAGCGATCGCATCATCAGGCGTTCGACGAGGTCGGGCTCGACGTCGGCACACCCGTGCTGCGCATCAGGGGCACGGCTCTCTTCGGGCCCGTCATCACCCCGGCACCGCGAGGGGAGGCCGCCGGGCGGCTGTGGGACGGCCTGACTCTGGTCGCGGGGACCGACGGATTCTTCGAGCTCAAACGCACCCGGACCCGTAAAGCGTCTTTCGAGTGA
- a CDS encoding MazG-like family protein: MIAGQETPLHANDAPVPDTFTALVATVHALNIRFPDHNGPFERVTRLAEESGELAAAVNHAEGTGIKVAKHGPFDPAHLVKEVMDVMRAAVGIAAHYGVVDDLRTAITDHYQRHVALGLIEAPQPGGDQHGDR; the protein is encoded by the coding sequence ATGATCGCCGGTCAGGAGACCCCGCTGCACGCCAATGACGCGCCGGTGCCGGACACGTTCACCGCGCTCGTGGCGACGGTGCACGCGCTGAACATCCGGTTCCCGGACCACAACGGTCCGTTCGAACGGGTGACCCGGCTTGCTGAGGAATCCGGCGAGCTCGCCGCAGCGGTCAACCACGCCGAAGGCACCGGCATCAAGGTTGCCAAGCATGGCCCGTTCGATCCGGCGCACCTGGTCAAGGAAGTGATGGATGTGATGCGCGCCGCGGTGGGGATCGCCGCGCACTACGGCGTAGTCGACGACCTGCGCACGGCGATCACCGACCACTACCAGCGGCACGTTGCCCTGGGTTTGATCGAGGCGCCACAGCCGGGCGGAGATCAGCATGGTGACCGCTGA
- a CDS encoding phosphoribosylaminoimidazolesuccinocarboxamide synthase has protein sequence MPVLHSTKNLEIVEPATADRTGVGIFEYTDHYTVFHYGRMPDPIPGKGEATCRMAVFNFRMLQAAGVPTHFRRFLPPNQIEFDLARLPEPGTGRLADNTLIPVQVLVRNELPQGSSVHRRLASGTLTLDEVGLTDMPKVGERLLQPLVEFATMFEPVNRFVGRSEAVQLAGLSAGQLRVMSDITVKANEVLAGHAERVGLTFSDGKAEFLSTNDERIVLADSPGTPDEARLLFSGVHCGKQVLRNWYVNNGLEVPTGRLIAEGVPRDLWPEPAPLPAAFLPVMSDLYRSLSEAWTGERLWNAPSLDDATRAVTEVIGR, from the coding sequence ATGCCCGTCCTGCACTCCACGAAGAACCTCGAGATCGTCGAACCTGCGACGGCGGACCGAACCGGCGTGGGGATCTTCGAGTACACCGACCACTACACCGTCTTCCACTACGGCCGGATGCCGGATCCGATACCCGGTAAGGGCGAAGCGACCTGCCGCATGGCCGTCTTCAACTTTCGGATGCTGCAAGCCGCCGGTGTGCCCACCCACTTCCGGCGTTTCCTTCCCCCGAACCAGATCGAATTCGACCTGGCGCGGCTACCCGAACCGGGGACCGGCCGACTCGCCGACAACACTCTGATCCCCGTGCAGGTCCTGGTCCGTAACGAACTTCCGCAGGGCAGCTCTGTGCATCGCCGGCTCGCCAGCGGAACGCTCACCCTCGACGAGGTCGGGCTTACGGATATGCCGAAGGTCGGTGAGCGCTTGCTGCAACCGCTGGTCGAGTTCGCCACCATGTTCGAGCCCGTCAACCGGTTCGTCGGCCGCTCCGAAGCCGTCCAGCTGGCCGGTCTGAGCGCGGGGCAGCTTCGCGTCATGAGCGACATCACGGTCAAAGCCAACGAGGTGCTGGCCGGGCACGCCGAACGGGTCGGCCTGACCTTCTCTGACGGCAAGGCCGAGTTTCTTTCGACGAACGACGAGCGCATCGTGCTGGCTGACAGTCCCGGCACCCCGGACGAGGCTCGCCTGTTGTTCAGCGGCGTCCATTGCGGCAAGCAGGTTCTGCGGAACTGGTACGTGAACAACGGACTCGAGGTACCCACGGGCCGGCTGATCGCCGAGGGTGTTCCCCGGGACTTGTGGCCCGAGCCGGCACCCCTGCCCGCAGCCTTCCTGCCGGTGATGTCGGACCTGTATCGGTCCCTGAGCGAGGCGTGGACAGGTGAACGGCTGTGGAACGCGCCCAGCCTCGACGACGCCACCCGCGCGGTCACCGAGGTCATCGGCCGGTGA
- a CDS encoding nucleotidyltransferase domain-containing protein, with translation MNTPAAASALARLRQARTAWLHQALEVFSAHRFVEAVWVEGSLGRGDADAFSDVDLVLAIGGSAPPSVFGDPIAGLGLPGRVFYTRDKPKNAPAGGAYRAACVELVALPVLVDLYLWPAATATMSAAARRLFQRGDRPPRSDLAFLPLISQYPSGDTGDSDPYQPQTVLMLVQLAAKYLARGDHEREAAIRRQLRDPADAGDAAALRHLLAARVDSKTDSSLQTAITAVHRLIEIAEHQAAIAPETATSRSGLATTTAGTPPTRPGTTS, from the coding sequence ATGAACACGCCCGCCGCCGCCAGCGCGCTCGCCCGGCTGAGGCAGGCCCGTACAGCTTGGCTGCATCAGGCACTCGAGGTCTTTTCCGCACACCGGTTCGTGGAAGCGGTGTGGGTCGAAGGTTCACTGGGGCGCGGCGACGCCGACGCGTTCAGCGATGTCGACCTGGTGCTGGCCATCGGCGGATCGGCGCCGCCCTCGGTGTTCGGGGATCCGATCGCAGGGCTGGGACTGCCCGGCCGCGTGTTCTACACCCGCGACAAGCCGAAGAACGCCCCGGCCGGCGGCGCCTACCGGGCGGCGTGCGTCGAGCTGGTGGCGTTGCCGGTCCTGGTCGACCTTTACCTGTGGCCGGCGGCGACGGCCACGATGTCGGCCGCCGCCCGGCGGCTGTTCCAGCGCGGTGACCGGCCACCGCGCAGCGATCTGGCCTTCCTGCCGTTGATCAGTCAGTACCCCAGCGGGGACACCGGAGACAGTGACCCGTACCAGCCACAGACCGTCCTGATGCTGGTGCAACTGGCCGCGAAATACCTCGCCCGCGGCGATCACGAGCGGGAAGCCGCCATCCGCCGGCAGCTGCGCGATCCGGCAGACGCCGGCGATGCCGCCGCGCTACGACACCTACTCGCGGCCCGTGTCGACTCGAAGACGGACTCCTCGCTGCAGACAGCGATCACCGCCGTGCACCGGCTGATCGAGATCGCCGAACACCAGGCCGCGATCGCACCGGAAACCGCGACCTCCCGGTCGGGACTCGCCACGACGACGGCCGGGACACCACCGACCCGACCCGGGACCACCTCATGA
- a CDS encoding aminoglycoside phosphotransferase family protein: MSDPMQRGRFARPHRNGDTIERAISPAAANVHALLAHLERQGFTLSPRLHATTADGTREILGYLPGDSGYPPLALAWRSEETLISVADAVRDLHDATQGFVAPEPERCHRMELAVPAVIDCIGHGDLAPWNILLDGTRVTGIIDWDTAGPSNRVWDLAYLAHHLVPFHPTEDLAGFGWDTEPDRAGRLRLLTGAYGHDVRAEQIVDFAALRLLAMAAHLDDRIHAADPAYTVHADEDHPAGYRRAVAYILAHRAELLGQPPARTR, translated from the coding sequence GTGAGTGACCCGATGCAGCGCGGCCGGTTCGCACGCCCTCACCGGAACGGCGACACCATCGAACGCGCGATCAGTCCCGCTGCAGCCAACGTGCACGCCCTGCTCGCCCATCTCGAGCGGCAGGGTTTCACGTTGTCGCCGCGGCTGCACGCGACGACTGCCGACGGCACCCGCGAAATCCTCGGCTACCTGCCCGGGGACAGCGGATACCCGCCGCTGGCCCTCGCGTGGCGCTCCGAGGAAACCCTGATCTCCGTCGCCGATGCGGTCCGGGATCTGCACGACGCCACCCAGGGATTCGTCGCCCCGGAACCCGAGCGCTGCCACCGGATGGAACTCGCGGTCCCCGCCGTCATCGACTGCATCGGTCACGGCGACCTGGCGCCGTGGAACATCCTGCTCGACGGCACCCGCGTGACCGGCATCATCGACTGGGACACCGCCGGGCCCAGCAACCGCGTCTGGGACCTGGCCTACCTGGCCCACCACCTGGTGCCGTTTCATCCCACCGAGGATCTGGCCGGGTTCGGCTGGGACACCGAACCCGACCGGGCCGGCCGACTGCGGCTACTCACGGGCGCCTACGGACACGACGTCCGGGCCGAGCAGATCGTCGACTTCGCCGCCCTGCGGCTGCTGGCGATGGCCGCGCACCTCGACGACCGCATCCATGCCGCCGATCCGGCCTACACCGTGCACGCCGACGAGGACCATCCCGCCGGATACCGGCGTGCCGTCGCGTACATCCTGGCCCACCGTGCCGAGTTGCTCGGCCAGCCGCCCGCCCGCACCCGATAA
- a CDS encoding NUDIX hydrolase, which produces MSIADSEIAEALTAYLDRYPEEKTLLAEPVELLARGKDFASRRNFDMHVTVGALLTRGEEILLVGHLAYGIPLQPGGHLEPSDTTLIDAAVRELAEETGIDPDSVVAVSQEPVYVEFGRVPARPQKDEPEHFHLDLGYAFTTTGDVGSLQESEVTSAAWYRLDEAERLVGPRIRRACAPSGRMG; this is translated from the coding sequence GTGTCGATCGCTGACTCGGAGATTGCGGAAGCCCTCACCGCCTATCTCGACCGGTATCCCGAGGAGAAGACACTGCTGGCCGAGCCGGTCGAGCTTCTGGCGCGAGGCAAGGACTTCGCCTCCCGCCGCAATTTCGACATGCACGTGACGGTCGGCGCGCTGCTGACGCGCGGGGAGGAGATCCTGCTCGTCGGGCACCTCGCGTACGGGATTCCGCTGCAACCCGGTGGGCATCTTGAGCCGAGCGACACGACGCTGATCGACGCCGCGGTGCGCGAGCTTGCGGAGGAGACCGGCATCGACCCCGACTCGGTCGTAGCGGTATCCCAGGAGCCCGTCTATGTCGAGTTCGGGCGGGTACCTGCTCGACCCCAGAAAGATGAGCCCGAGCACTTCCATCTGGACCTGGGCTACGCCTTCACGACGACAGGCGATGTGGGCAGCCTTCAGGAATCGGAGGTGACGAGTGCGGCGTGGTACCGGCTCGACGAGGCCGAGCGTCTGGTGGGACCCCGGATCCGCCGCGCGTGCGCGCCCTCCGGCCGGATGGGCTGA
- a CDS encoding 3'-5' exonuclease: MGGLTDDEAFRKTTFVVIDFEATTPTGSPAQPVEVAVLALRYDGEWRETGRGTSLIRPPAFAPVTPAFTAQTGLTAAELEAAPTPAEALGALDRRFTAGTSYLLVAQHAATEANLIYHQRQHCPALARINLLDTIPLAKRCVPGLINYRLDTLLAYFGIAQPVDRHRAPADVAVTAQLFRRLIAVAHDNGEVDSLAGLVKIAGRAAQGNAPVQEELFEIAPQEAE, translated from the coding sequence ATGGGTGGCCTGACCGACGACGAGGCCTTCCGCAAGACGACGTTCGTGGTCATCGATTTCGAGGCCACGACACCCACCGGGTCGCCGGCTCAACCGGTCGAGGTCGCCGTTCTCGCGCTGCGTTACGACGGTGAATGGCGGGAGACCGGGCGCGGGACCTCACTGATCCGGCCGCCCGCGTTCGCCCCGGTGACACCGGCGTTCACCGCTCAGACGGGGCTGACTGCCGCGGAGCTGGAGGCCGCGCCGACCCCGGCAGAAGCGCTGGGTGCGCTGGACCGCCGCTTCACGGCCGGCACGTCGTATCTGCTGGTGGCTCAGCACGCCGCCACCGAGGCCAACCTGATCTACCACCAGCGGCAGCACTGCCCGGCACTGGCCCGCATCAACCTGCTGGACACGATCCCGCTGGCCAAACGCTGCGTTCCCGGGCTGATCAACTACCGGCTGGACACGCTCCTTGCGTACTTCGGCATCGCCCAGCCGGTAGACCGCCATCGGGCACCAGCAGACGTCGCCGTCACCGCGCAGCTGTTCCGCCGGCTCATCGCTGTGGCGCACGACAACGGTGAAGTCGACAGCCTCGCCGGACTCGTGAAGATCGCGGGGCGGGCGGCCCAAGGCAACGCGCCCGTGCAGGAGGAACTGTTCGAGATTGCACCTCAGGAAGCTGAGTAG
- a CDS encoding NUDIX domain-containing protein — MDVFLMFTDGDRILLALREGTGYRDGWWNVPSGKLEHDEDALTGVRREAFEEIGVRFTGDEPRFAGVVHHRNPEGQGRVALIFAAEFDASRHGEPVNREPHKCADIRWWPLTDELPPNTVPYTAAGIEVWRNGGGLQISGWQEQADRVLPRPDRHTTATALDRDEPKTGDTAMTNDRTRATPGRAQ; from the coding sequence GTGGATGTCTTCCTGATGTTCACCGACGGCGACCGGATTCTGCTGGCGCTACGGGAGGGCACCGGATACCGCGACGGCTGGTGGAACGTCCCGTCCGGCAAGCTGGAACACGACGAGGACGCGCTCACCGGGGTCCGGCGGGAGGCCTTCGAGGAAATCGGGGTGCGGTTCACCGGTGACGAACCCCGCTTCGCCGGCGTCGTGCACCACCGCAACCCTGAGGGACAGGGCCGGGTCGCGCTGATCTTCGCGGCCGAGTTCGATGCGAGCCGCCACGGCGAACCGGTCAACCGCGAGCCGCACAAGTGCGCGGACATCCGCTGGTGGCCGCTCACCGACGAGCTGCCACCGAACACGGTGCCGTACACCGCCGCCGGCATCGAGGTCTGGCGCAACGGCGGGGGACTGCAGATCAGCGGATGGCAAGAGCAAGCAGATCGTGTTCTGCCGCGTCCGGACCGTCACACCACCGCGACCGCCCTTGACCGCGATGAGCCGAAGACCGGAGACACGGCGATGACGAACGACCGCACGCGAGCGACCCCGGGCCGGGCCCAATGA
- a CDS encoding phosphotransferase, with the protein MTAVFTTRPSWETVPAGLARAVEECVGSPIVAVRDVHGGMTPGPAAVVTFCNDDAVFVKAISQRINARSHELYQQEAAVLSVLPTDVPATRLRRVINIGDWIVLVMDPVSGSVAGPPWTTTSVAAVARACAAVARVPAPAGVPPVLDRLPDLEGWTVLAAEPDALTSWEARHVERLAAATTGWREWTAGQWLTHQDIRADNAIIDPTHGTAVLVDWGSGAAGAPWLDHALLAADVVAAGHAEGPDTARRQARDLLAGQLAEAARFVVAQAGMWRRNSTLAAHPGMPTHRRWQRARADALQPLIEDLLTMVEQ; encoded by the coding sequence ATGACAGCCGTGTTTACGACCCGCCCCTCGTGGGAGACGGTGCCCGCCGGGTTGGCCCGAGCGGTCGAAGAGTGCGTCGGCAGCCCGATCGTCGCCGTCCGCGATGTGCACGGCGGCATGACCCCCGGTCCGGCTGCCGTGGTGACGTTCTGCAACGACGATGCGGTCTTCGTGAAAGCGATCAGCCAGCGGATCAACGCCCGCTCACACGAGCTCTACCAGCAGGAAGCCGCCGTCCTGTCGGTCCTGCCCACCGACGTTCCCGCCACCCGTCTCCGCAGGGTCATCAACATCGGCGACTGGATAGTGCTCGTCATGGATCCGGTTTCAGGGTCGGTCGCCGGGCCGCCCTGGACGACGACGTCGGTGGCTGCGGTGGCGAGGGCCTGCGCCGCCGTGGCGCGGGTGCCTGCCCCGGCCGGTGTGCCGCCGGTACTCGACCGGCTACCCGATCTTGAGGGCTGGACCGTGCTGGCCGCGGAGCCCGACGCGCTGACCAGCTGGGAGGCCCGTCACGTCGAGCGGCTTGCCGCTGCGACGACAGGGTGGCGGGAGTGGACCGCCGGGCAGTGGCTGACGCACCAGGACATCCGCGCCGACAACGCGATCATCGACCCCACCCACGGCACCGCCGTGCTCGTCGACTGGGGTTCCGGCGCCGCGGGTGCGCCGTGGCTCGATCACGCGTTGCTGGCCGCCGACGTAGTGGCGGCAGGCCATGCCGAGGGACCCGACACCGCCCGGCGGCAGGCACGGGATCTGCTGGCCGGCCAGCTCGCCGAGGCCGCCCGATTCGTGGTCGCGCAGGCCGGCATGTGGCGCCGGAACTCGACGCTGGCCGCTCATCCCGGCATGCCCACCCACCGGCGGTGGCAACGGGCCCGCGCGGACGCCTTGCAGCCGCTCATCGAGGACCTCCTGACCATGGTCGAACAATGA
- a CDS encoding P-loop NTPase family protein → MKRIAIVGNGGAGKTVLANRLGPLLGIPVTYLDALRYTHTWTVIPEEVYAARQREVVDRDRWIIDGNSLLSMPVRMAAADTVIIVDPPPLVCLWGILRRRWRYRGGRHPDGVHDRITLDFLWYVAHRFRRTHLPRVRACIAEHFRGDQVVHLTSHAQADRYLDQLTRRTGSPP, encoded by the coding sequence GTGAAGCGCATCGCCATCGTCGGCAACGGCGGAGCCGGCAAAACCGTCCTGGCCAACCGGCTCGGCCCCCTGCTGGGCATCCCAGTGACCTATCTGGACGCGCTTCGCTACACCCACACCTGGACGGTGATCCCCGAAGAGGTCTACGCCGCCCGGCAGCGCGAGGTCGTCGACCGCGATCGGTGGATCATCGACGGCAACTCGTTGCTGTCGATGCCGGTGAGGATGGCAGCGGCCGACACGGTGATCATCGTCGATCCGCCGCCGCTGGTGTGCCTGTGGGGGATCCTGCGGCGGCGATGGCGCTACCGGGGCGGACGGCACCCCGACGGCGTGCATGACCGCATCACCCTTGACTTCCTCTGGTACGTGGCCCATCGGTTCCGGCGCACTCACCTGCCGCGCGTGCGGGCCTGCATCGCCGAGCACTTCCGGGGCGATCAAGTCGTGCACCTGACCAGCCATGCGCAGGCCGATCGCTACCTCGACCAGCTCACCCGCCGTACCGGCAGCCCACCATGA
- a CDS encoding ABC transporter ATP-binding protein, translated as MRARADAGVLGVFAELPGLISKAVRVAWRADRLRTLLVAVATVGAGSMAAFGLLATQRILIELFAAGPTPDRVRAAVPALAWLAVVTAIRGALGMVVGYALNGLTPRVLLDVEKELFADTTAVELRAFDDDQFAEGMERATRGTEAAIELVQTVMNLFAGLVSLLAVVVAVVAIHPLLLVALLVATVPTGYAALRAGHVKFGSYLASSTRRRRQWVLQRLMAERDSAAELRSYGLRPFLLGLYDKVMGAQVAEELRVARRVTTTMSIGATIGGVALTGVYVLLGVLLLNGHIPLAAATTCVIAVQAARSSLSTVTFQVDRVYTSGQFFNEYVRFRSTAAHHLPAHDADSAAGSRRVAQPLTELTVQGVSLQYPDRERPAVDQVTVTIRPGQTIALVGENGSGKSTLAAMIAGLRAPTAGTLLWNGHPYAAYDVDDLRGRIAVAMQDHHHWPFSASTNIAMGDIGADAEPARIEAAARKAAAHDMILELPNGYDTLLDKTFKDGSDLSGGQWQRVAAARAFLRDADVLIMDEPSSALDPRAEHALFQALRDRQGTKTTILITHRLANITHADQILVLQHGALIEAGTHRQLMAAAGTYESLFTLQAAGYQSEPSAVASDAGAA; from the coding sequence ATGCGTGCCCGTGCGGATGCCGGTGTGCTGGGTGTCTTCGCCGAGCTGCCTGGCCTGATCAGCAAAGCGGTGCGGGTGGCGTGGCGCGCCGACCGGCTGCGCACGCTGCTGGTAGCTGTTGCGACGGTGGGTGCGGGCTCGATGGCGGCTTTCGGGCTGCTGGCGACCCAGCGGATCCTGATCGAGTTGTTCGCGGCCGGCCCGACCCCGGACCGGGTGCGGGCGGCGGTGCCGGCGCTGGCGTGGCTGGCCGTGGTCACCGCGATCCGCGGCGCGCTGGGCATGGTCGTCGGGTACGCCCTCAACGGGCTGACACCGCGGGTGCTGCTCGACGTGGAGAAGGAGTTGTTCGCCGACACGACCGCGGTCGAGCTGCGGGCCTTCGACGACGACCAGTTCGCTGAAGGCATGGAGCGAGCGACCCGTGGCACGGAGGCCGCGATCGAGCTAGTGCAGACGGTGATGAACCTGTTCGCGGGCCTGGTGAGCTTGCTGGCGGTCGTCGTCGCTGTGGTGGCCATCCACCCGCTGCTGCTGGTAGCGCTGCTCGTAGCGACCGTCCCTACCGGGTATGCCGCCCTGCGCGCCGGGCACGTCAAGTTCGGCAGTTACCTGGCCTCCTCCACCCGGCGGCGTCGGCAGTGGGTGCTGCAGCGGCTGATGGCCGAACGCGACTCGGCCGCGGAGCTGCGGTCGTACGGCCTGCGGCCGTTCCTGCTCGGCCTGTACGACAAGGTGATGGGCGCACAGGTCGCCGAGGAACTGCGGGTGGCCCGGCGGGTCACCACCACCATGAGTATCGGAGCGACGATCGGCGGCGTCGCGTTGACGGGCGTCTACGTACTGCTCGGTGTGCTGCTGCTCAACGGGCACATCCCGCTGGCCGCCGCGACCACGTGCGTGATCGCGGTGCAGGCGGCACGCAGTTCCCTGTCCACCGTGACCTTCCAGGTCGACAGGGTCTACACCAGCGGCCAGTTCTTCAACGAGTACGTGCGATTCCGGTCGACCGCAGCCCACCATCTCCCGGCCCATGACGCTGACAGCGCCGCCGGCTCTCGGCGGGTGGCGCAGCCCTTGACCGAGCTGACCGTTCAGGGTGTGAGCCTGCAGTACCCGGATCGGGAACGGCCGGCAGTCGACCAGGTGACGGTGACGATCCGGCCGGGCCAGACGATCGCTCTCGTCGGCGAGAACGGCTCCGGCAAATCCACCCTCGCGGCGATGATCGCCGGGCTCCGCGCCCCGACCGCGGGCACACTGCTGTGGAACGGTCACCCCTACGCCGCCTACGACGTCGACGATCTTCGCGGCCGGATCGCGGTCGCCATGCAAGATCATCACCACTGGCCGTTCAGCGCGTCGACGAACATCGCCATGGGTGACATCGGCGCCGACGCCGAACCGGCCCGGATCGAGGCGGCCGCCCGTAAAGCGGCCGCGCACGACATGATCCTGGAGCTGCCGAACGGCTACGACACCCTGCTGGACAAGACCTTCAAGGACGGCTCGGACCTGTCCGGAGGGCAGTGGCAACGCGTGGCTGCCGCGCGAGCATTCCTGCGGGACGCCGACGTCCTGATCATGGATGAGCCGTCGTCAGCGCTCGATCCACGCGCCGAACACGCCCTGTTCCAGGCACTCCGTGACCGGCAGGGCACCAAGACCACCATCCTCATCACCCACCGGCTCGCCAACATCACCCACGCCGACCAGATCCTGGTTCTCCAGCACGGAGCGCTCATCGAAGCCGGCACCCATCGCCAGCTGATGGCAGCCGCAGGCACCTACGAATCGCTGTTCACCCTGCAGGCGGCCGGATACCAGAGCGAACCGTCCGCTGTTGCATCTGATGCCGGTGCCGCATGA